A genomic window from Sandaracinaceae bacterium includes:
- a CDS encoding CAP domain-containing protein: MQIATRTLSLLATLALGCGGGSQGSTIGTDQDFEVVDAPAPTVPAYVTASAEGEAVLSEGPAGDAVRAGVASASATHEMPIEGDPRLARLAQWVADRLGPDGEPPPNEIVEFFARHLGLVEPVPHIMVLGQPADSLEEGIASSVGQFMNRQTYNRWGAAVVERAGLSVAVVMLSWRWVELEPVPRQVSEGDPIAVRGRLIGDHRNPAVVVAQPDGQVRRLPAGSGPDFDVRVPTGAEGTYQVEVVGRGEHGDTVIANFPVFVGTEIPRQVRLSGVADGGGRDVESVRRELIEMLNETRRGAGLPELTEHAGLREVALGHSRDMVANDYIGHQSPRSGTPADRVRTSGLQSGLVLENIGRGYSAAEIHRGLMESPGHRANLVNPDVSHVGIGVVAQPEGARSAFIVTEVFVRMAERVDLAGAPSTIVDLINRSRSARGAPPVEIQDHLSEAAQNAATEFFADPGLSQQDTVDDASASLRRFAIAYRRLGGVMAIVADVSEAGALEPTLDPDVRHVGIGVAQGTRPDTGPNAIAVVIILAWPR; encoded by the coding sequence ATGCAGATCGCGACGCGGACCCTCTCCCTCCTGGCAACGCTGGCGCTCGGTTGCGGCGGCGGCAGCCAGGGCTCGACCATCGGCACCGACCAGGACTTCGAGGTCGTCGACGCGCCAGCGCCCACCGTGCCGGCGTACGTCACCGCCTCGGCCGAGGGAGAGGCGGTGCTGAGCGAGGGCCCCGCGGGCGACGCCGTGCGGGCGGGCGTCGCGTCCGCGTCGGCGACGCACGAGATGCCCATCGAGGGCGACCCGCGCCTGGCGCGCCTCGCGCAGTGGGTCGCCGACCGGCTCGGCCCGGACGGAGAGCCTCCGCCCAACGAGATCGTCGAGTTCTTCGCGCGCCACCTCGGCCTGGTCGAGCCGGTGCCGCACATCATGGTGCTGGGGCAGCCCGCCGACTCGCTCGAGGAGGGCATCGCCAGCTCCGTCGGGCAGTTCATGAACCGACAGACCTACAACCGCTGGGGCGCCGCGGTCGTCGAGCGCGCCGGCCTCTCGGTCGCGGTGGTCATGCTCTCGTGGCGCTGGGTCGAGCTCGAGCCGGTGCCGCGCCAGGTCAGCGAGGGCGACCCCATCGCGGTGCGAGGGCGGCTCATCGGAGACCACCGGAACCCGGCCGTCGTCGTGGCCCAGCCCGACGGCCAGGTGCGCCGACTGCCCGCCGGCAGCGGCCCCGACTTCGACGTGCGCGTGCCGACCGGCGCGGAGGGGACCTACCAGGTCGAGGTCGTCGGGCGCGGCGAGCACGGCGACACGGTCATCGCGAACTTCCCCGTCTTCGTCGGCACCGAGATCCCCCGACAGGTGCGCCTCAGCGGCGTCGCCGATGGCGGCGGCCGAGACGTCGAGAGCGTTCGGCGAGAGCTCATCGAGATGCTCAACGAGACGCGCCGCGGGGCCGGCCTGCCGGAGCTGACCGAGCACGCCGGGCTGCGCGAGGTCGCGCTCGGTCACAGCCGGGACATGGTCGCCAACGACTACATCGGTCACCAGTCTCCGCGCAGCGGCACGCCCGCCGACCGCGTGCGCACGAGCGGGCTCCAGAGCGGGCTCGTGCTCGAGAACATCGGCCGCGGCTACTCGGCGGCCGAGATCCACCGCGGCCTGATGGAGAGCCCGGGCCACCGCGCGAACCTGGTCAACCCGGACGTGAGCCACGTCGGCATCGGCGTCGTGGCGCAGCCCGAGGGCGCGCGCAGCGCCTTCATCGTCACCGAGGTCTTCGTGCGCATGGCCGAGCGCGTCGATCTGGCGGGCGCGCCGTCGACGATCGTCGACCTGATCAACCGCAGCCGCAGCGCGCGCGGAGCCCCTCCGGTGGAGATCCAGGATCACCTCTCCGAGGCCGCCCAGAACGCCGCCACCGAGTTCTTCGCCGACCCGGGGCTCTCCCAGCAGGACACGGTCGACGACGCCAGCGCGAGCCTCCGGCGCTTCGCCATCGCCTACCGTCGCCTCGGCGGCGTCATGGCGATCGTCGCCGACGTCTCCGAGGCCGGCGCGCTCGAGCCCACCCTCGACCCGGACGTCCGCCACGTCGGCATCGGCGTCGCGCAGGGGACCCGCCCCGACACCGGGCCCAACGCGATCGCCGTGGTCATCATCCTCGCCTGGCCGCGCTGA
- a CDS encoding protein kinase, with protein sequence MRICPQCGTRFQEALQFCPNDGAQTYEAQESQESPTDPLLGRVIDGRYRIEKQIGEGGMGVVYMATHTVLQKKLALKVLRGDSSKDADVVQRFMQEAQAATSIGHQNIIDISDFGRLPDGAVYFVMEYLDGLSLADMIKRGGSIPMADAVHIIRQIASALDAAHARGIVHRDLKPDNIIVIHQGDDPLFVKVLDFGVAKVGGGASKLTKTGMVFGTPHYMSPEQAAGHSVDARTDIYALGVIMYEMFTGKVPFDADTFMGILSKHMFEPPASPSEVKGASLGALESVTLRALEKNPDQRYLSMQELIADLDTVAAGGSVAVGGRPGVSPPGNLADALEPPSHLEVAAQPSGGGSKLALVAVAVLALLLVGGGVGTAVFLMTGDDEGQAMAQQTEAPPPPPPEIEAEPDPTPQVETPPTPTTPDVATIEISSDPAGAEVLLDGVMLGNTPIRVERPSDGTREVTLRLRGHETTPVQISPQSGDSLSITLEPERAATPSRRSRSGGRSRSSEATPPTPPPTQPPPTRSTRRGSTSEVVDPWAM encoded by the coding sequence ATGCGCATCTGTCCGCAGTGCGGAACGCGATTCCAGGAAGCTCTCCAGTTCTGCCCCAACGATGGCGCGCAGACCTACGAGGCACAGGAGAGCCAGGAGTCGCCGACCGATCCGCTCCTGGGGCGGGTGATCGACGGTCGATACCGCATCGAGAAGCAGATCGGTGAGGGCGGGATGGGCGTGGTCTACATGGCCACCCACACCGTCCTGCAGAAGAAGCTCGCCCTGAAGGTCCTCCGCGGGGACAGCTCCAAGGACGCCGACGTCGTCCAGCGCTTCATGCAGGAGGCGCAGGCGGCGACCAGCATCGGCCACCAGAACATCATCGACATCTCGGACTTCGGCCGGCTGCCGGACGGCGCCGTGTACTTCGTCATGGAGTACCTCGACGGCCTGTCGCTCGCCGACATGATCAAGCGCGGCGGCTCGATCCCGATGGCCGACGCGGTCCACATCATCCGCCAGATCGCGTCGGCGCTGGACGCGGCCCACGCGCGCGGCATCGTGCACCGCGACCTCAAGCCCGACAACATCATCGTCATTCACCAGGGCGACGACCCGCTCTTCGTGAAGGTCCTCGACTTCGGCGTGGCCAAGGTCGGCGGCGGGGCGAGCAAGCTGACCAAGACCGGCATGGTCTTCGGCACGCCGCACTACATGTCGCCCGAGCAAGCGGCTGGCCACAGCGTGGACGCGCGCACGGACATCTACGCGCTCGGCGTGATCATGTACGAGATGTTCACCGGCAAGGTGCCGTTCGACGCGGACACCTTCATGGGCATCCTCTCGAAGCACATGTTCGAGCCGCCCGCGAGCCCGAGCGAGGTGAAGGGCGCGTCGCTCGGTGCGCTCGAGTCCGTCACGCTGCGCGCCCTCGAGAAGAACCCCGACCAGCGCTACCTGTCGATGCAGGAGCTGATCGCGGACCTCGACACCGTCGCCGCAGGCGGCAGCGTGGCGGTCGGTGGCCGGCCTGGCGTGTCTCCGCCCGGAAACCTCGCCGACGCGCTCGAGCCGCCCAGCCACCTCGAGGTGGCGGCGCAGCCGTCCGGGGGCGGCTCGAAGCTCGCGCTCGTGGCGGTGGCGGTGCTCGCGCTTCTCCTCGTCGGAGGCGGCGTGGGGACCGCCGTCTTCCTGATGACGGGCGACGACGAGGGCCAGGCCATGGCGCAGCAGACCGAGGCGCCGCCCCCGCCGCCGCCGGAGATCGAGGCCGAGCCCGACCCCACGCCGCAGGTGGAGACGCCTCCGACGCCGACCACGCCGGACGTCGCGACGATCGAGATCAGCTCCGATCCGGCCGGCGCCGAGGTCCTCCTCGACGGCGTCATGCTGGGCAACACGCCCATCCGCGTCGAGCGCCCCTCGGACGGCACACGGGAGGTGACCCTGCGCCTCCGCGGACACGAGACGACGCCCGTCCAGATCAGCCCTCAGTCCGGCGACAGCCTGAGCATCACGCTGGAGCCGGAGCGGGCGGCCACGCCGTCGCGCCGTTCGCGCAGCGGCGGACGCTCGCGCTCGAGCGAGGCGACCCCGCCGACGCCGCCGCCCACGCAGCCGCCGCCGACGCGCTCGACCCGTCGCGGCTCCACCAGCGAGGTCGTCGACCCCTGGGCCATGTGA
- a CDS encoding SPFH domain-containing protein, producing MDFIRQGTQEMMVARPDSAKQYIVYKHPEQTIPKFSQLTVDADEAAVFFRDGALVGVLRTAGAAQRHTLDTGNIPFLSNLVDSFTGGNIFVTDLYFVTMRPFRGARFGGALPPIKDPELEITLTPRIFGEYAWQITHPDRFIVSYLGMGGQQSNEQVERWITTKFMNAVKKSLPQFIIRQKVEVQHLAAYHDEIGQMFMQKCEDLSEIGVQFLELGDFSINFDADDQKRLEEAQARYADLKVKKRAKDELGGGNFMNYAAGEAMLGAGQGMAQGGGEGGGGGGAMQGGAGLGMGFAMANMFAQNMQPQQGQPQQPPPQQPPPQPVQAGGGMVQCPSCSATVAPGKFCAECGSSLVPQPKPCPSCSTVAAPGAKFCAECGTNMQG from the coding sequence ATGGATTTCATCAGGCAGGGCACGCAGGAAATGATGGTTGCGCGGCCCGACTCGGCCAAGCAGTACATCGTCTACAAGCACCCCGAGCAGACGATCCCGAAGTTCTCGCAGCTGACGGTCGACGCAGACGAGGCGGCGGTGTTCTTCCGGGATGGCGCCCTGGTCGGCGTGCTCCGGACGGCCGGCGCGGCGCAGCGCCACACGCTGGACACGGGCAACATCCCGTTCCTCAGCAACCTCGTGGACTCGTTCACGGGCGGGAACATCTTCGTCACCGATCTCTACTTCGTGACGATGCGCCCCTTCCGCGGCGCGCGCTTCGGCGGCGCGCTCCCGCCCATCAAGGATCCCGAGCTGGAGATCACGCTCACGCCTCGGATCTTCGGTGAGTACGCGTGGCAGATCACGCACCCCGACCGCTTCATCGTCAGCTACCTCGGCATGGGCGGGCAGCAGTCGAACGAGCAGGTCGAGCGCTGGATCACCACCAAGTTCATGAACGCGGTGAAGAAGAGCCTCCCGCAGTTCATCATCCGCCAGAAGGTGGAGGTGCAGCACCTGGCCGCCTATCACGACGAGATCGGCCAGATGTTCATGCAGAAGTGCGAGGACCTCTCCGAGATCGGGGTGCAGTTCCTCGAGCTCGGTGACTTCTCGATCAACTTCGACGCCGACGATCAGAAGCGCCTCGAGGAGGCTCAGGCGCGCTACGCGGACCTCAAGGTCAAGAAGCGCGCGAAGGACGAGCTCGGCGGCGGCAACTTCATGAACTACGCCGCGGGCGAGGCGATGCTCGGCGCCGGCCAGGGCATGGCGCAGGGCGGAGGCGAAGGCGGCGGCGGCGGCGGCGCGATGCAGGGCGGCGCGGGCCTCGGCATGGGCTTCGCCATGGCGAACATGTTCGCGCAGAACATGCAGCCCCAGCAGGGCCAGCCGCAGCAGCCCCCGCCCCAGCAGCCTCCTCCCCAGCCGGTGCAGGCGGGCGGCGGCATGGTGCAGTGCCCGTCGTGCTCGGCGACGGTCGCCCCCGGGAAGTTCTGCGCCGAGTGCGGCAGCTCGCTCGTGCCGCAGCCCAAGCCGTGCCCCTCGTGCAGCACCGTCGCGGCGCCCGGCGCGAAGTTCTGCGCCGAGTGCGGCACGAACATGCAGGGCTGA
- a CDS encoding IPT/TIG domain-containing protein, whose product MADRKRTLRTAKVMGLALGLGVLAAASLGACGEGEGGDLEIHNLDPRAGATAGEQPVKIMGSNFRRDIGYTVYFGSRRSERSTILDDHTLVVATPSADEAGAVDVIVAADDGPAYRIVDGFRYEEMGGNVMENVGSATSGHGEERF is encoded by the coding sequence CGGCGAAGGTGATGGGTCTGGCGCTGGGCCTCGGGGTCCTCGCGGCGGCGTCCCTGGGCGCGTGCGGCGAGGGCGAGGGCGGCGATCTCGAGATCCACAACCTCGACCCGCGGGCCGGGGCCACGGCCGGAGAGCAGCCCGTGAAGATCATGGGCAGCAACTTCCGTCGAGACATCGGCTACACCGTCTACTTCGGCAGCCGGCGATCCGAGCGCTCGACCATCCTCGACGACCACACGCTCGTGGTGGCCACGCCCAGCGCCGACGAGGCTGGCGCGGTCGACGTGATCGTCGCGGCCGACGACGGCCCGGCGTACCGCATCGTCGACGGCTTCCGCTACGAAGAGATGGGCGGAAACGTGATGGAGAACGTCGGCTCGGCGACCTCCGGTCACGGCGAAGAGCGCTTCTGA
- a CDS encoding ECF-type sigma factor, protein MGVQTEESGSFTVAEAVRAEPGSDASRWLAAWSKQMDDASWRALLRELERIARALAPSYRDVADPEDVLGELLMMSCDRWLPRYLAELTAGEAKTSLRSYLTLRLKAHLSEERRKRARRRRLMRAAVPPQLERGSEPDLAASHDDPHDNAVARELMDLDGADEELREVLGLRLAGFSQAEIAERLQVSRPTVSRRLGAIGAILAAMTAGWLIATLAPTSAPREHAKAATKERPTSATGEALAARFGDLPAHRSPYFVSDPDVRAVGERAFHGCWLSRGTRETTIFDVRLTTDAAGAVTEVDVSDGPEGLRECIEEQAAGLVIPHRARQAIVTRVGTPELSSEDRLSVARTCFGRGEYECTIYVLENHAASDAEVSLLADAYERLGDAASARDVRERVPEQPPSL, encoded by the coding sequence TTGGGCGTCCAGACGGAAGAGAGCGGGTCGTTCACGGTCGCGGAGGCGGTGCGCGCCGAGCCGGGCTCGGACGCCTCGCGCTGGCTGGCCGCGTGGTCGAAGCAGATGGACGACGCCTCGTGGCGGGCGCTGCTCCGGGAGCTCGAGCGGATCGCGCGAGCGCTCGCCCCCAGCTACCGGGACGTGGCCGACCCGGAGGACGTCCTGGGCGAGCTGCTGATGATGAGCTGCGACCGCTGGCTCCCGCGCTACCTCGCGGAGCTGACCGCGGGCGAGGCGAAGACCTCGCTGCGCTCCTACCTGACGCTGCGGCTGAAGGCCCACCTCTCGGAGGAGCGGCGCAAGCGCGCGCGGCGGCGGCGGCTGATGCGCGCGGCCGTGCCCCCGCAGCTCGAGCGAGGGAGCGAGCCGGACCTGGCCGCCTCCCACGACGACCCGCACGACAACGCCGTGGCGCGCGAGCTGATGGACCTCGACGGCGCCGACGAGGAGCTGCGCGAAGTGCTCGGGCTGCGCCTGGCGGGCTTCTCCCAGGCGGAGATCGCCGAGCGGCTCCAGGTGTCGCGGCCGACCGTCTCCCGGCGCCTCGGGGCCATCGGCGCGATCCTGGCCGCGATGACCGCGGGCTGGCTGATCGCCACGCTGGCGCCGACGAGCGCGCCGCGCGAGCACGCCAAGGCGGCGACGAAGGAGCGCCCGACGAGCGCGACCGGCGAGGCGCTCGCGGCGCGCTTCGGGGATCTGCCCGCGCACCGCTCCCCGTACTTCGTGTCGGACCCGGACGTGCGCGCGGTCGGTGAGCGCGCGTTCCATGGCTGCTGGCTCTCGCGAGGGACGCGGGAGACCACGATCTTCGACGTGCGCCTGACCACCGACGCGGCCGGCGCGGTCACCGAGGTGGACGTCTCCGACGGGCCGGAGGGCTTGCGGGAGTGCATCGAGGAGCAGGCGGCGGGCCTGGTGATCCCGCATCGCGCGCGCCAGGCGATCGTGACGAGGGTCGGCACCCCCGAGCTGTCGAGCGAGGATCGGCTCTCGGTCGCGCGGACGTGCTTCGGCCGCGGGGAGTACGAGTGCACCATCTACGTGCTCGAGAACCACGCGGCGAGCGACGCGGAGGTCTCCCTCCTCGCCGACGCGTACGAGCGGCTCGGAGACGCGGCGTCGGCGCGGGACGTCCGCGAGCGCGTGCCGGAGCAGCCGCCCTCCCTCTGA